The Streptomyces sp. NBC_01244 genome contains a region encoding:
- a CDS encoding glutamyl-tRNA reductase: MSLLVVGLSHRSAPVSVLERASLAADAKVKLLHDTLAAEPAAEAAVLATCNRIELYADVDKFHAGVAELSTLLAQHSGVALEELTPYLYVHYEDRAVHHLFSVACGLDSMVVGEGQILGQIKDALALGQELHTAGRLINDLFQQALRVGKRAHSETGIDRAGQSLVTFGLEQLAVRVPVEEWAAGKRALVIGAGSMSSLAAATLARVGVAEVVVANRTAERAERLAEILVASGTGVTASAIAMSGVADELARVDVVVSCTGATGLVLTGDDVAAAMEERPAGLSPTRPSSIPQPPAGGTPSRGFAPDPLPGAAPLPGASPRTPAPQTPAGLDLAAAVPDGSARLDSVDAALVARLAVLAGEGRRIADAGAVRSKVVVEERDGCPVGLEALASDPGRTADGRAALAGVDAGSLELHGTWADQGEAAAQRQPRRTVRSQNGAPVRLALLDLAMPRDIDAAVHRIPGVRLVDIESLAEASADAPMAADVDAVRGIVAAEVAAFGAAQRAAHITPTVVALRAMAAEVVAMEVARLDGRVPDLDERQRAEVTQTVRRVVDKLLHAPTVRVKQLASEPGGAGYAEALRELFDLDPQTVASVSRADEADKNHDSGRAS, from the coding sequence ATGAGTCTGCTCGTCGTTGGGCTGAGTCATCGCAGCGCGCCCGTGAGCGTGCTGGAGCGCGCTTCGCTGGCCGCCGATGCCAAGGTCAAGCTGCTGCACGACACGCTGGCCGCGGAGCCGGCGGCGGAGGCGGCGGTGCTCGCCACCTGCAACCGGATCGAGCTGTACGCCGACGTGGACAAGTTCCACGCCGGTGTCGCCGAGCTGTCGACGCTGTTGGCGCAGCACAGCGGTGTCGCGCTGGAGGAGCTCACTCCTTATCTGTACGTGCACTACGAGGACCGGGCCGTCCACCACCTGTTTTCGGTGGCGTGCGGGCTGGACTCGATGGTGGTCGGCGAGGGGCAGATCCTCGGGCAGATCAAGGACGCGCTGGCGCTGGGGCAGGAGCTCCACACGGCGGGGCGGTTGATCAACGATCTGTTCCAGCAGGCGCTGCGGGTCGGCAAGCGGGCGCACTCCGAGACCGGGATCGACCGGGCGGGGCAGTCGCTGGTGACCTTCGGGCTGGAGCAGCTCGCCGTACGGGTACCGGTGGAGGAGTGGGCCGCGGGCAAGCGGGCGCTCGTCATCGGGGCCGGGTCGATGTCTTCGCTGGCGGCGGCGACGTTGGCGCGGGTGGGTGTCGCCGAGGTCGTGGTCGCCAACCGGACCGCCGAGCGGGCGGAGCGGTTGGCCGAGATTCTGGTTGCCTCGGGCACCGGGGTTACGGCTTCGGCCATTGCGATGTCCGGAGTCGCGGATGAGCTGGCTCGGGTTGACGTCGTCGTGTCCTGTACGGGTGCCACTGGCTTGGTGCTGACCGGGGATGACGTGGCTGCGGCGATGGAGGAGCGCCCTGCGGGGCTGTCCCCTACCCGCCCTTCCTCCATCCCCCAGCCTCCGGCCGGGGGGACCCCCAGCCGGGGCTTCGCCCCGGACCCGTTGCCGGGTGCGGCGCCGTTGCCGGGGGCCAGCCCCCGGACCCCCGCGCCTCAAACGCCGGCGGGGCTGGATTTGGCGGCGGCCGTGCCGGATGGTTCGGCGCGGCTGGATTCGGTCGACGCGGCCCTCGTCGCGCGGCTTGCCGTGCTCGCGGGTGAGGGGCGGCGGATCGCCGATGCCGGGGCCGTGCGGAGCAAGGTGGTCGTCGAGGAGCGGGACGGGTGTCCTGTCGGGCTCGAGGCGCTGGCTTCCGATCCGGGGCGGACCGCCGATGGGCGGGCCGCGCTGGCCGGGGTGGACGCCGGGTCGCTGGAGCTGCACGGGACCTGGGCCGACCAGGGCGAGGCCGCCGCGCAGCGGCAGCCGCGCCGGACCGTACGGAGCCAGAACGGCGCGCCCGTACGGCTCGCGCTGCTCGACCTGGCCATGCCGCGCGACATCGACGCCGCCGTGCACCGGATCCCCGGAGTGCGGCTGGTCGACATCGAGTCGCTCGCCGAGGCCTCCGCCGATGCGCCCATGGCCGCCGACGTCGACGCCGTACGCGGGATAGTGGCCGCGGAAGTGGCCGCCTTCGGGGCGGCTCAGCGGGCCGCGCACATCACGCCCACCGTGGTCGCCCTGCGCGCCATGGCCGCCGAGGTCGTCGCCATGGAAGTGGCACGGCTCGACGGGCGCGTGCCCGATCTCGACGAGCGGCAGCGGGCCGAGGTCACCCAGACCGTGCGGCGCGTCGTCGACAAGCTCCTCCACGCGCCGACCGTGCGCGTCAAGCAGCTCGCGAGCGAGCCCGGCGGCGCCGGGTACGCCGAGGCGCTGCGCGAACTCTTCGATCTCGACCCGCAGACGGTGGCCTCCGTCAGCCGGGCCGACGAGGCTGACAAGAACCACGACTCAGGACGGGCATCATGA
- the hemC gene encoding hydroxymethylbilane synthase, whose translation MNPRLDQPLRLGTRRSKLAMSQSGHVAEAVRAITGRPVELVEITTYGDVSRESLSQIGGTGVFVTALREALVRGEVDFAVHSLKDLPTTQPDDLVIAAMPQREDPRDALVARDGLTFEQLPDGARIGTGSPRRRSQLHAYAKSLGKVIETVAIRGNVDTRIGFVRSGELDAVVLAAAGLNRIGRGDEATDLISVDNMLPAPGQGALAVECLASDTDLISALAELDDPYTRAAVTAERALLGALEAGCSAPVGALADLLADGQIVNEMRLRGVVGTLDGSTLVQLSTTGPVPQSYDEAMALGRELADEMLAKGAAGLMGERSL comes from the coding sequence ATGAATCCACGTCTCGACCAGCCGCTGAGGCTCGGCACGCGGCGCAGCAAGCTGGCCATGTCCCAGTCCGGGCATGTCGCCGAGGCGGTACGGGCGATCACCGGCCGGCCCGTCGAGCTCGTGGAGATCACGACCTACGGTGACGTGTCCCGCGAGAGCCTCTCGCAGATCGGCGGCACCGGCGTCTTCGTCACCGCCCTGCGCGAGGCCCTGGTGCGCGGCGAAGTCGACTTCGCCGTGCACTCGCTGAAGGACCTGCCCACCACGCAGCCCGACGACCTCGTCATCGCGGCGATGCCGCAGCGCGAGGACCCGCGCGACGCGCTCGTCGCCCGCGACGGCCTGACCTTCGAGCAGCTGCCCGACGGTGCGCGCATCGGCACCGGTTCGCCGCGGCGCAGGTCGCAGCTGCACGCCTACGCCAAGTCGCTGGGCAAGGTCATCGAGACCGTCGCCATCCGCGGCAACGTCGACACCCGGATCGGCTTCGTGCGCAGTGGCGAGCTCGACGCCGTCGTGCTGGCCGCCGCCGGGCTCAACCGGATCGGCCGCGGCGACGAGGCCACCGACCTGATCTCCGTGGACAACATGCTGCCCGCGCCCGGCCAGGGTGCCCTGGCCGTGGAGTGCCTGGCGTCCGACACGGACCTGATTTCCGCGCTCGCCGAGCTCGACGACCCGTACACCCGGGCCGCCGTGACCGCCGAACGCGCCCTGCTCGGCGCCCTGGAGGCCGGCTGCAGTGCTCCCGTGGGCGCGCTCGCCGACCTGTTGGCCGACGGGCAGATTGTCAATGAGATGCGCTTGCGTGGAGTCGTGGGAACCCTCGACGGTTCCACGCTGGTGCAGCTGTCCACCACCGGTCCCGTGCCCCAGTCGTACGACGAGGCCATGGCGCTCGGCCGCGAACTCGCGGACGAGATGCTGGCCAAGGGCGCGGCCGGTCTGATGGGGGAGCGGTCGCTTTGA
- a CDS encoding bifunctional uroporphyrinogen-III C-methyltransferase/uroporphyrinogen-III synthase has protein sequence MNPTSPTTSAFASVAVQGHVTFLGAGPGDPGLLTLRAVEALAAADVLIAEPEVLEVVRTHARAGVDTPQLTIADEKSAAAGVPVIRDAANLVMEAARSGRRVVRAVTGDPGLDGNAAEEMLACATGGIPFEVVPGVATAVGVPAYAGVPLAGKQGADVRFVNARTASARCWTEVGASDGILVVSATLETVSAAAAELIGAGRKPDTPLTVTVAGTTTRQRTWSATLGTIAQVFKQGKILPSPEGARSVIAVVGEHGAVARREELSWFESKPLFGWRVLVPRTKEQAASLSDQLRSYGAVPHEVPTIAVEPPRTPQQMERAVKGLVTGRYEWIAFTSVNAVKAVREKFEEYGLDARAFAGIKVAAVGEQTAAALVEFGVKPDLVPSGEQSAAGLLEDWPPYDPVFDPIDRVFLPRADIATETLVAGLIELGWEVDDVTAYRTVRASPPPQDTREAIKGGGFDAVLFTSSSTVRNLVGIAGKPHNVTVIACIGPATAKTAEEHGLRVDVLSPEPSVGKLAEALAEYGAARREAAKEAGENVYRPSERRPGARRRRTT, from the coding sequence TTGAACCCCACAAGCCCAACCACCTCCGCGTTCGCATCCGTCGCCGTCCAGGGGCACGTCACCTTCCTCGGTGCCGGCCCGGGCGACCCGGGACTGCTGACGCTTCGCGCCGTGGAGGCCCTGGCCGCCGCGGACGTACTGATCGCGGAGCCCGAGGTGCTCGAGGTCGTACGTACGCATGCGCGCGCGGGGGTGGACACGCCACAGCTGACGATTGCTGACGAGAAGTCAGCAGCCGCCGGAGTCCCGGTCATCCGAGATGCCGCCAATCTTGTCATGGAGGCCGCGCGCTCCGGCAGGCGGGTCGTCCGTGCCGTCACCGGGGATCCCGGACTCGACGGGAACGCGGCCGAGGAGATGCTCGCCTGCGCCACCGGGGGCATCCCCTTCGAGGTCGTCCCCGGCGTCGCGACCGCCGTCGGCGTGCCCGCGTACGCCGGTGTTCCGCTGGCCGGCAAGCAGGGTGCGGACGTGCGGTTCGTGAACGCGCGGACCGCCTCCGCGCGCTGCTGGACGGAGGTGGGTGCCAGCGACGGCATCCTCGTCGTCTCCGCGACGCTGGAGACCGTTTCGGCGGCGGCGGCCGAGCTGATCGGCGCCGGGCGCAAGCCCGACACCCCGCTCACCGTGACCGTGGCCGGTACGACGACCCGCCAGCGGACGTGGAGCGCGACCCTCGGGACCATCGCGCAGGTGTTCAAGCAGGGCAAGATCCTCCCCTCGCCCGAGGGGGCGCGCTCCGTCATAGCCGTGGTCGGGGAGCACGGTGCCGTCGCGCGCCGCGAGGAACTGTCCTGGTTCGAGTCGAAGCCGCTGTTCGGCTGGCGCGTGCTCGTCCCGCGCACCAAGGAGCAGGCAGCCTCGCTCTCCGACCAGCTCCGCTCGTACGGCGCGGTCCCCCACGAGGTGCCGACCATCGCCGTGGAGCCGCCGCGCACCCCGCAGCAGATGGAGCGGGCGGTCAAGGGGCTCGTGACGGGACGTTACGAGTGGATCGCCTTCACCTCGGTGAACGCGGTCAAGGCCGTGCGCGAGAAGTTCGAGGAGTACGGGCTCGACGCCCGTGCCTTCGCCGGCATCAAGGTCGCCGCCGTCGGCGAGCAGACCGCCGCCGCGCTGGTGGAGTTCGGCGTCAAGCCCGACCTGGTGCCCAGCGGTGAGCAGTCCGCCGCCGGACTGCTGGAGGACTGGCCTCCGTACGACCCGGTCTTCGACCCGATCGACCGCGTCTTCCTGCCGCGCGCCGACATCGCGACCGAGACCCTGGTCGCCGGGCTGATCGAGCTCGGGTGGGAGGTCGACGACGTCACCGCCTACCGGACGGTGCGCGCCTCGCCGCCCCCGCAGGACACGCGTGAGGCGATCAAGGGCGGCGGCTTCGACGCCGTGCTCTTCACCTCGTCGAGCACCGTGCGCAACCTGGTCGGCATCGCCGGCAAGCCGCACAACGTCACCGTCATCGCGTGCATCGGCCCGGCCACGGCCAAGACGGCCGAGGAGCACGGGCTCCGGGTCGACGTGCTGTCGCCGGAGCCGAGCGTGGGCAAGCTGGCGGAGGCCCTGGCGGAGTACGGGGCCGCGCGCCGCGAGGCCGCGAAGGAGGCCGGGGAGAACGTGTACCGGCCGAGCGAGCGACGGCCGGGGGCGCGCAGGCGTCGTACGACCTGA
- a CDS encoding HEAT repeat domain-containing protein yields MTEPGDPDEAVAALCAAVAAYDHEAATELVRAGADPDRVLPDGTTPLLRAVEGGSPAVVTALLGDDARLRLPEAERGRLLDAAREWYEEGAQERLRRLTGWAGPADIAWVQHSEYEVVPEVTLGGRSVRAGHGAVLTRLEWEFRVLAPVAELVDRAVRSPGNADVEHVDRIASLHVLWARRSAQTWAEAVAFRHDPDPRRRAFVVDVVRYRLWSWYDTAHAVWYERECHRVLLEWEPVEADADVLARILELLKQTDLPDKEAIVLRRAGHPAPGVRREVPGLLEGPLSPQALCAVRALCRDTDGAVRTAAAEVLAGEELAETDRERVAALLRDADPEVVRWTAYALGRGADRSPEATELLAGCLGSGDTHVRLSAAYGLALRDDPRTPEAYAKVGPLGPYADDSRADGLWRWRARNRAGG; encoded by the coding sequence GTGACGGAACCCGGGGATCCCGATGAGGCGGTGGCCGCGCTGTGCGCGGCGGTGGCGGCGTACGACCACGAGGCGGCCACGGAGCTCGTGCGGGCCGGCGCGGACCCGGACCGGGTGCTGCCCGACGGTACGACCCCGCTGCTGCGGGCCGTCGAGGGCGGCTCCCCGGCGGTGGTGACGGCGCTGCTCGGCGACGACGCCCGCCTGCGCCTGCCGGAGGCGGAGCGCGGGCGGCTGCTGGACGCGGCCCGGGAGTGGTACGAGGAGGGCGCGCAGGAGCGGCTGCGGCGGCTGACGGGGTGGGCGGGCCCGGCGGACATCGCGTGGGTGCAGCACTCCGAGTACGAGGTCGTCCCGGAGGTCACCCTCGGCGGGCGGAGCGTACGGGCCGGACACGGTGCGGTCCTGACCCGGCTGGAGTGGGAGTTCCGGGTCTTGGCCCCGGTGGCGGAGCTGGTGGACCGTGCGGTCCGGTCCCCGGGGAACGCGGACGTGGAGCACGTGGACCGGATCGCCTCGCTCCATGTGCTCTGGGCCCGGCGCAGCGCGCAGACCTGGGCCGAGGCGGTGGCCTTCCGGCACGACCCGGATCCCCGGCGGCGGGCCTTCGTGGTCGACGTGGTCCGGTACCGGCTGTGGTCCTGGTACGACACGGCGCACGCGGTCTGGTACGAGAGGGAGTGCCACCGGGTGCTCCTCGAATGGGAGCCCGTGGAGGCCGACGCAGACGTACTGGCCCGGATCCTGGAGCTCTTGAAGCAGACGGACCTTCCCGACAAGGAGGCCATCGTGTTGCGCCGCGCCGGGCATCCGGCCCCGGGGGTGCGGCGCGAGGTGCCGGGGCTCCTCGAGGGCCCGCTGTCCCCGCAGGCGCTGTGCGCGGTGCGGGCGTTGTGCCGGGACACCGACGGTGCGGTGCGGACGGCGGCCGCCGAGGTGCTGGCCGGTGAGGAACTGGCGGAGACCGACCGGGAGCGCGTGGCGGCCCTTCTGCGGGACGCGGACCCGGAGGTGGTGCGCTGGACCGCGTACGCCCTCGGGCGGGGCGCCGACCGCTCGCCGGAGGCCACTGAGCTGCTGGCGGGGTGCCTCGGCTCCGGGGACACCCACGTCCGGCTGAGCGCCGCGTACGGCCTGGCACTCCGGGACGATCCGCGCACCCCGGAGGCGTACGCGAAGGTCGGGCCGCTGGGTCCGTACGCGGACGACAGCCGGGCGGACGGGCTGTGGCGGTGGCGGGCCCGGAACAGAGCCGGCGGGTGA
- the hemB gene encoding porphobilinogen synthase, protein MSTYGSFPGSRPRRLRTTPAMRRMVAEYRLHPSDLILPAFVREGISEPLAISAMPGVVQHTRDTLRKAAVEAVEAGVSGIMLFGVPADENKDARGTAGTEPDGILQVAIRDVKAEVGDDLVIMSDLCLDEYTDHGHCGVLDEHGRVDNDATLERYAEMAQVQADAGVHVVGPSGMMDGQVGVIRDALDETGHEDVSILAYTAKYSSAFYGPFREAVASSLQGDRKSYQQDPANARESLRELALDLEEGADMVMVKPAGPYLDILYRVAQAVDVPVAAYQISGEFAMIEAAAEKGWIERDRAILETLLGIKRAGADTILTYWATEVAQWLRAQR, encoded by the coding sequence ATGAGCACGTACGGATCCTTCCCCGGCTCGCGGCCCCGTCGGCTGCGCACCACCCCGGCGATGCGGCGGATGGTCGCGGAGTACCGGCTGCACCCCTCGGACCTGATCCTCCCGGCGTTCGTCCGGGAGGGCATCAGCGAGCCGCTCGCCATCTCGGCGATGCCGGGCGTGGTCCAGCACACCCGGGACACGCTGCGGAAGGCCGCCGTGGAGGCGGTCGAGGCCGGGGTCTCGGGGATCATGCTCTTCGGTGTTCCGGCCGACGAGAACAAGGACGCGCGGGGCACGGCGGGCACGGAGCCGGACGGGATCCTCCAGGTCGCGATCCGCGACGTGAAGGCGGAGGTGGGGGACGATCTGGTGATCATGTCCGACCTGTGTCTGGACGAGTACACCGACCACGGCCACTGCGGTGTCCTGGACGAGCACGGCCGCGTGGACAACGACGCGACGCTGGAGCGGTACGCCGAGATGGCGCAGGTCCAGGCCGACGCGGGCGTCCACGTGGTGGGGCCGAGCGGGATGATGGACGGCCAGGTCGGCGTCATCCGCGACGCGCTGGACGAGACGGGCCACGAGGACGTCTCGATCCTCGCGTACACGGCCAAGTACTCCTCCGCCTTCTACGGTCCCTTCCGCGAGGCCGTCGCGTCCTCGCTCCAGGGCGACCGCAAGAGCTACCAGCAGGACCCGGCGAACGCCCGGGAGTCGCTGCGCGAGCTCGCCCTCGACCTGGAGGAGGGCGCCGACATGGTGATGGTCAAGCCGGCCGGGCCCTACCTGGACATCCTCTACCGGGTCGCGCAGGCGGTGGACGTCCCGGTGGCGGCGTACCAGATCAGCGGCGAGTTCGCGATGATCGAGGCGGCGGCGGAGAAGGGTTGGATCGAGCGCGACCGGGCCATCCTGGAGACCCTGCTCGGCATCAAGCGGGCGGGCGCGGACACGATCCTGACGTACTGGGCGACGGAGGTCGCGCAGTGGCTGCGGGCTCAGCGGTAG
- a CDS encoding DUF1876 domain-containing protein, whose product MSTLVGWHVELEFTEEGHRTSAAALVRLGDGSEIRAHGYAMRHPSDPEQLRVGEEIAGARALMDIASQMLQKAHTEIDAATGRHSYPLTH is encoded by the coding sequence ATGTCCACGCTCGTCGGGTGGCATGTAGAGCTCGAATTCACCGAGGAGGGCCACCGCACCAGTGCGGCGGCCCTGGTCAGACTCGGGGACGGCTCCGAGATACGGGCGCACGGCTACGCCATGCGTCACCCCTCCGACCCGGAGCAACTGCGGGTCGGGGAAGAGATCGCGGGCGCTCGCGCGCTCATGGACATCGCGTCCCAGATGTTGCAGAAGGCCCACACGGAGATCGACGCGGCGACGGGCAGGCACTCGTACCCGCTGACGCATTGA
- a CDS encoding ABC transporter permease — protein MTVAARTLAGRSLRISSRQPDVLITALMLPVMLMLIFVYFFGGAIDTGTAYVTYVVPGAMLLCAGFGAASTAVSVATDMKEGVIDRLRSLDIGGAPILAGHVAASVLRNLVSTSLVLMVALAIGFRPQASLRGYLAAAALLVAYITAISWLAATLGLLASTPEAAGGFTFLMMFLPYPSSAFVPIDTMPGWLHGFADHQPLTPVIESLRALLLAQPAGDAPWVALAWCAAIGAVSVTLAAFVFERRTR, from the coding sequence ATGACCGTCGCGGCCCGTACCCTCGCCGGGCGCAGCCTGCGCATCAGCAGCCGCCAACCGGACGTCCTGATCACGGCGTTGATGCTGCCGGTCATGCTGATGCTCATCTTCGTCTACTTCTTCGGCGGAGCCATCGACACCGGGACCGCCTACGTGACCTACGTGGTCCCGGGAGCGATGCTGCTCTGCGCCGGCTTCGGCGCGGCGAGCACCGCCGTCAGCGTCGCCACCGACATGAAGGAAGGCGTGATCGACCGCCTCCGGTCCCTGGACATCGGCGGCGCCCCGATCCTGGCCGGGCACGTCGCGGCCTCGGTCCTGCGCAATCTCGTGTCCACGAGCCTGGTCCTGATGGTCGCCCTCGCCATCGGCTTCCGCCCCCAGGCCTCGCTGCGCGGCTACCTGGCCGCGGCCGCGCTCCTGGTCGCGTACATCACCGCCATCTCGTGGCTGGCCGCGACGCTCGGGCTGCTCGCCAGCACACCGGAGGCGGCGGGCGGCTTCACGTTCCTGATGATGTTCCTGCCGTACCCGTCCAGCGCGTTCGTCCCCATCGACACCATGCCCGGCTGGCTCCACGGCTTCGCCGACCACCAGCCGCTGACCCCGGTGATCGAGTCCCTCCGGGCCCTGCTCCTGGCCCAGCCGGCGGGCGACGCCCCCTGGGTGGCCCTGGCCTGGTGCGCGGCCATCGGTGCGGTGTCCGTGACCCTGGCGGCCTTCGTCTTCGAACGGCGGACGCGGTAG
- a CDS encoding ATP-binding cassette domain-containing protein, whose protein sequence is MDDFGIHATALTKSYGALRVLDGIDLAVPRGSVLALLGPNGAGKTTTVRILATLTEPDSGTARVAGHDTASERALVRRSISLTGQFAAVDDLQTGAETLRMMGRLRGMRPRAARARADELLERFGLAEAGGRTAKSYSGGMRRRLDLAASLVARPEVIFLDEPTSGLDPRSRQDLWELVRELRADGTSVLLTTQYLEEADRLADRVAVLAGGRIAAEGTPAELKSRVAGHRLDLTLASRAAYDALTPRALRLSAGEPAAVAEGLTLAPEELGLSLPTDGSAAHVRSLLDALDPDRTAVDRFSVRGATLDDVFLTLTGAAP, encoded by the coding sequence ATGGACGACTTCGGCATCCACGCCACTGCCCTGACCAAGTCCTACGGCGCCCTGCGCGTCCTCGACGGCATCGACCTCGCCGTCCCGCGCGGCAGCGTCCTCGCCCTCCTCGGCCCCAACGGCGCCGGGAAGACCACCACCGTCCGGATCCTCGCCACCCTCACCGAGCCCGACTCCGGCACCGCCCGGGTCGCGGGCCACGACACCGCGTCCGAGCGGGCCCTGGTCCGCCGCTCCATCAGCCTCACCGGGCAGTTCGCGGCCGTCGACGACCTCCAGACCGGAGCCGAGACCCTCCGCATGATGGGCCGGCTCCGCGGCATGCGGCCGCGCGCGGCCCGGGCACGGGCCGACGAGCTGCTGGAACGCTTCGGGCTCGCCGAGGCCGGCGGGCGCACGGCGAAGAGCTACTCGGGCGGTATGCGCCGCCGCCTCGACCTCGCCGCGAGCCTGGTCGCCCGGCCCGAAGTGATCTTCCTGGACGAGCCCACCTCCGGGCTCGACCCGCGCAGCCGCCAGGACCTGTGGGAACTCGTACGGGAACTGCGCGCCGACGGCACCAGCGTGCTGCTCACCACCCAGTACCTGGAGGAGGCCGACCGGCTCGCCGACCGCGTGGCCGTCCTGGCCGGCGGGCGGATCGCCGCCGAAGGCACCCCCGCGGAGCTCAAGTCCCGCGTGGCGGGCCACCGCCTCGACCTGACCCTCGCCAGCCGGGCCGCCTACGACGCCCTGACCCCGCGCGCGCTCCGCCTCTCGGCGGGAGAACCCGCGGCCGTCGCGGAGGGCCTCACCCTCGCGCCGGAGGAGCTCGGCCTCAGCCTGCCCACCGACGGCAGCGCCGCCCACGTCCGGTCCCTGCTCGACGCACTCGACCCGGACCGCACCGCCGTGGACCGCTTCTCGGTCCGCGGCGCCACCCTCGACGACGTGTTCCTCACCCTGACGGGAGCCGCTCCGTGA
- a CDS encoding TetR/AcrR family transcriptional regulator: MANEPEDDGTGLPASLAMAWGLRERPGKGPRPTLTLQRIVDAAVALAATEGMDAVSMGRVAKELGVSTMSLYRYVTAKEELYILMADAGVGAPPAPSGVAGWRELLTEWAYAQRAVLMANSWIVRIPLTGAPVSPNQLAWMERGLAAMTGTALREGEKVSAIILIGGLVRNEATMVADMMDAIVKSGVAPDQVLGRYVRTLRVMTGPDTHPAVTRLLESDAFSGADEPDFQFRFGLDRILDGLAALISERSTP; the protein is encoded by the coding sequence ATGGCGAACGAACCGGAAGACGACGGCACCGGGCTCCCGGCGAGCCTGGCGATGGCCTGGGGCCTGCGCGAACGCCCCGGCAAGGGCCCGCGCCCCACCCTCACCCTCCAGCGGATCGTGGACGCGGCGGTGGCGCTCGCCGCCACGGAGGGCATGGACGCCGTCTCCATGGGCCGGGTGGCCAAAGAGCTCGGCGTCTCGACGATGTCCCTCTACCGGTACGTCACGGCGAAGGAAGAGCTCTACATCCTGATGGCCGACGCGGGTGTCGGCGCCCCGCCGGCCCCCTCCGGGGTTGCGGGCTGGCGGGAGCTGCTGACCGAATGGGCGTACGCGCAGCGGGCCGTCCTGATGGCCAACTCCTGGATCGTGCGCATCCCGCTCACCGGGGCGCCCGTCAGCCCCAACCAGCTCGCCTGGATGGAACGCGGGCTCGCGGCGATGACCGGGACCGCCCTGAGGGAGGGCGAGAAGGTCTCGGCGATCATCCTGATCGGCGGCCTCGTGCGGAACGAGGCGACGATGGTCGCGGACATGATGGACGCCATCGTGAAGTCAGGCGTCGCACCGGACCAGGTACTGGGCCGCTACGTACGCACCCTGCGGGTGATGACCGGCCCGGACACGCACCCGGCGGTGACGCGCCTGCTGGAGTCCGACGCGTTCTCGGGCGCCGACGAGCCGGACTTCCAGTTCCGCTTCGGCCTGGACCGCATCCTGGACGGCCTGGCGGCGCTGATCAGCGAGCGGTCCACTCCGTGA
- a CDS encoding DUF397 domain-containing protein has product MSATTALTWFKSSYSGSEGGACLEVAVAWRKSSYSGSEGGQCVEVAACAHTVHVRDSKVQNGPVLDLTPAAWATLTEWTAR; this is encoded by the coding sequence ATGAGCGCCACCACCGCACTGACGTGGTTCAAGTCCAGCTACAGCGGCAGCGAAGGCGGCGCCTGCCTGGAAGTGGCCGTCGCCTGGCGGAAGTCCTCATACAGCGGCAGCGAAGGCGGTCAGTGCGTCGAGGTCGCGGCCTGCGCACACACGGTCCACGTCCGCGACTCGAAGGTCCAGAACGGCCCCGTGCTGGACCTGACCCCCGCCGCCTGGGCCACCCTCACGGAGTGGACCGCTCGCTGA
- a CDS encoding helix-turn-helix domain-containing protein — translation MPPKKRARPNATTMKMVGQMVAAARVAKNLTQKQLGELVNLDAETIASIEQGRRALMPNVAELMDLHLGLPGILTVAAHGMPSVDGPPPWAEEYLRLEDGAIALSWFDNQVVPGLLQTENYARAVITCRVPAHPEAEIESLTALRVARKVILRRETPPTLSFVIWEAVLRDRIGGDEVHAEQLRHLRECTDLPDLSLQVMPLGRTSHAGLDGPFTLLEAQDHQLHGYTESQRGSQLVSAPDEVSILARKYAMLRTQALNTEQTRGLLDRLLGET, via the coding sequence ATGCCACCGAAGAAGCGCGCACGGCCCAACGCGACCACCATGAAGATGGTGGGGCAGATGGTGGCCGCCGCACGAGTAGCCAAGAACCTGACCCAAAAACAGCTCGGAGAGCTGGTCAATCTGGACGCGGAGACCATCGCCTCCATCGAGCAGGGCCGCCGCGCGCTGATGCCGAACGTCGCGGAGCTGATGGATCTGCATCTGGGGCTGCCGGGGATTCTGACCGTAGCGGCCCACGGGATGCCTTCCGTGGACGGCCCTCCGCCGTGGGCGGAGGAGTACCTGAGGCTGGAGGACGGCGCGATCGCGCTCTCCTGGTTCGACAACCAGGTCGTACCGGGCCTGCTCCAGACGGAGAACTACGCCCGGGCAGTCATCACCTGCCGGGTACCTGCCCACCCGGAAGCGGAGATCGAGTCACTGACCGCGTTGCGCGTCGCCCGGAAGGTGATCCTGCGCCGCGAGACTCCTCCGACGCTGAGCTTCGTCATCTGGGAAGCCGTCCTGCGGGACCGGATCGGTGGTGACGAGGTGCACGCGGAGCAGCTGCGCCACTTGCGCGAGTGCACCGATCTGCCGGACCTGAGCCTTCAGGTGATGCCTCTGGGGCGCACCTCGCACGCCGGACTCGACGGCCCGTTCACGCTCCTGGAAGCCCAGGATCACCAGCTCCACGGCTACACCGAAAGCCAGCGCGGCAGTCAGCTGGTCTCGGCTCCCGATGAGGTCAGCATCCTGGCGCGCAAGTATGCGATGCTGCGGACTCAGGCCCTCAACACCGAGCAGACACGGGGCCTGTTGGACCGCCTGCTAGGAGAGACATGA